A window from Leptospira meyeri encodes these proteins:
- the recN gene encoding DNA repair protein RecN, which translates to MITHLKIKDFALFESLELSLADGLSVFTGESGAGKSLIFDALASLFGGRCSTANIRQGKDRYSLQAVLSLTGQNLAKDYLMEQGFRYTGDEIIITKELMKDGKARVKIGESLASTTHLRELGKTMAEIHSQNEQLFLLEKSNQLEFLDRFGNLESLKFKFKSALQQYRHWKQKLTDFEETRRSMIKRKEILEYEIEEIESISPKEGEDESLTTEESLLANGEKLAENYRLVLEELTEKENSILKVFPTLIHAIQKISILIPEKKEMLEEWEEVYDRLKSLKSVIREEEEELFFSPERLDMVQSRLQDIKKLKKKYNVSLAEINLLLEEKKSELERWNEQAGDEDFLRIKKDQCLNEMKELGFQLSKLRRNVISQFEEEVQKEMVDLGLEGGKLQVVLRWEENPEGEVEEGSKSYFLSESGLDQIEFYFSANPGEKPRPLRKVASGGELSRVMLALRSVLGKQAPSPQMLVLDEVDTGLGGEAAEAMAVKLKKLAKNSQILLITHTQQVAASGDHQIKIEKRQEGGRTVSSASVLDFEERKRELARMIGGKQVTSAVLKAATDLLMKKAG; encoded by the coding sequence ATGATTACACATTTGAAAATTAAAGATTTTGCCCTCTTCGAATCCCTGGAACTTTCTCTTGCGGATGGTCTCTCTGTCTTCACTGGCGAATCTGGTGCCGGAAAATCCTTAATTTTCGATGCGTTGGCGTCTTTGTTTGGTGGCCGTTGTTCTACAGCCAATATCCGGCAAGGAAAGGATCGGTATTCTTTGCAGGCTGTTCTTTCTTTGACCGGACAAAACTTAGCAAAAGACTATTTGATGGAGCAAGGTTTCCGTTATACGGGAGATGAGATTATCATTACAAAGGAACTGATGAAGGATGGAAAGGCACGAGTAAAAATCGGCGAGAGCCTCGCTTCCACCACTCATTTACGAGAACTTGGAAAAACCATGGCGGAGATCCATTCCCAAAATGAACAACTCTTCTTATTGGAAAAATCAAACCAATTGGAGTTTCTTGACCGTTTTGGCAATTTGGAGTCTCTTAAATTTAAATTCAAATCCGCTTTACAACAATACCGCCATTGGAAACAAAAACTCACCGATTTCGAAGAAACAAGGCGTTCCATGATCAAACGAAAAGAAATTTTGGAATATGAAATTGAAGAGATTGAATCCATTTCTCCAAAAGAAGGTGAGGATGAAAGTTTAACAACAGAAGAATCTCTTTTGGCAAATGGTGAAAAACTTGCAGAAAACTACCGTTTGGTGTTAGAGGAATTGACTGAAAAAGAGAATTCGATTTTAAAAGTTTTCCCCACCCTCATTCATGCCATTCAAAAAATTTCCATTTTAATTCCTGAAAAAAAGGAAATGTTAGAAGAATGGGAAGAAGTCTATGACAGATTAAAATCGCTTAAGTCTGTCATTCGTGAAGAAGAAGAAGAGTTATTTTTTAGTCCCGAAAGATTGGATATGGTGCAGTCCAGACTACAAGATATTAAAAAATTGAAGAAAAAATACAATGTTAGTTTAGCGGAAATCAATCTTCTTCTCGAAGAAAAAAAATCAGAACTCGAACGTTGGAATGAACAGGCTGGCGACGAAGATTTTTTACGAATCAAAAAGGACCAATGTTTAAACGAGATGAAGGAACTTGGATTTCAATTGTCTAAGTTACGTCGTAATGTCATTTCCCAGTTTGAAGAAGAAGTCCAAAAGGAAATGGTGGATTTAGGACTGGAAGGTGGAAAACTCCAAGTCGTCCTTCGTTGGGAAGAGAATCCTGAGGGAGAAGTGGAAGAGGGCTCTAAGTCTTATTTCCTTTCAGAGTCAGGACTTGACCAAATTGAGTTTTACTTTAGTGCCAATCCAGGCGAAAAGCCAAGACCCCTACGAAAAGTGGCTTCTGGGGGAGAATTGTCTCGGGTCATGCTGGCCCTTCGGAGTGTTCTCGGAAAACAGGCACCTTCGCCCCAGATGTTGGTACTTGACGAGGTTGACACTGGTCTTGGTGGGGAAGCGGCAGAAGCAATGGCAGTAAAGCTCAAAAAACTAGCAAAGAACTCTCAAATTCTTCTGATTACGCACACCCAACAGGTAGCAGCTTCAGGGGACCACCAAATTAAGATCGAAAAACGTCAAGAAGGTGGTCGAACGGTCTCTTCTGCTTCTGTTTTGGATTTTGAAGAACGAAAAAGGGAGCTCGCACGTATGATTGGCGGCAAACAAGTGACATCAGCAGTCTTGAAAGCGGCTACAGATCTTTTGATGAAAAAAGCAGGTTAG
- a CDS encoding BamA/OMP85 family outer membrane protein gives MNIRKKIKFISFFVLSLLLLVSAEWVSLWSNRSVFIDKVITKIEFKGNINTSSDDILDLMDMRPGMQLSQGLLNADMRALFVSGFFYHIDIQGEADGEGVKILVVVKERPRVKDIDFIGADEVFPSDLRDKIPLKENEVITPKKVTLSKEVILKKYRDEGFFLAYVRFETEPVNPETNTVKVKFIIDEGEEIPVSKINIFGNSEIDTYDIQGIMDLKESGIIESGVFKESAFESDKQKISAYLKSRGYVDAELSNEGTNWEIRWENPQKKDKRVVIVNFKIIEGEQYFYNGYSTSHDMTIAPNGMPQFLNKENNPIGTPKEEWAPVYPVKYLEDQFEFAPADVGEVFDETKFQKDRASINEAYSAKGYLFAQVIPRRKVIELSDGSLSRYENCDKRGSSDAALDCNEEYSRLNVAKLRKIYEDEPKLRGKKFIHVDFTIRENNLAFIENIIIKGNKKTQDRVVRRELLFKPGDLFNSTLVNRSRERIFNLGYFKEVNFNMRPGSDETKMNLIIELVEQPTGTVSMGGGYGTITGFSIFTQLGENNLNGSGQQITGRVEFGPIRRYLQISWTEPWFMDKPWSLTLSAFYSSRTLYVGATSITENNNQGIKEVASYERSGVGVSAGLGHRFLINWTHFHRYSPSFFASTRPTSLVSDQVLAEVDRGWQFRSQLTNGIAYDSRDNVFNSTQGFNLIFSVDNVGQFLGGESHFDQFSPILEYYHTWFDYTFFGLIRKNALRRWRVVQQFRTSSVFTFERTPKYKNQDKERIPYIQVQDRLFLGGYESLRGWFFDDKYYPDEWKDGASSRVLFTSEMRFPIEPSLLWFVVFFDAGAMYEQINRAVGERKEFFKNYDSLVQAQRSKEPVETYLYENYNSYGQKLPDSPLVVNDPGNLVLSSKNLSMSNFRFSWGFGLRIQIPVLPLRLYFAQRIRYTGVEDRPFGLYPDNNSFQFVFGIGDMRF, from the coding sequence TTGAATATTCGAAAGAAAATAAAATTTATTAGTTTTTTTGTTTTATCTCTCCTTTTACTAGTTTCGGCAGAGTGGGTTTCCCTTTGGTCGAACCGCTCAGTATTTATAGATAAAGTCATCACCAAGATTGAGTTTAAGGGGAATATCAATACTTCTTCCGATGACATTTTGGATTTAATGGACATGCGCCCTGGGATGCAATTGTCGCAAGGTCTTTTAAACGCAGACATGCGTGCTCTTTTTGTTTCCGGGTTCTTTTATCATATCGACATCCAAGGTGAGGCTGACGGAGAAGGAGTTAAAATCCTTGTTGTTGTAAAAGAACGACCTCGTGTAAAGGACATTGACTTTATCGGTGCTGATGAAGTATTTCCTTCTGATTTACGTGATAAAATTCCGCTAAAAGAAAACGAGGTGATCACTCCGAAAAAAGTGACTCTATCCAAAGAGGTAATTTTGAAAAAATACCGGGATGAAGGTTTCTTTTTAGCATATGTACGTTTTGAAACAGAACCAGTAAATCCTGAAACAAACACGGTAAAGGTGAAATTCATTATTGATGAAGGTGAAGAAATCCCGGTCAGTAAAATTAATATCTTTGGAAATAGCGAAATTGATACCTACGATATCCAAGGTATCATGGATTTGAAAGAAAGTGGGATAATTGAATCAGGTGTATTTAAAGAATCAGCCTTTGAATCTGATAAACAGAAAATTTCTGCTTATCTAAAATCAAGAGGTTATGTTGATGCGGAACTTAGTAACGAAGGAACCAACTGGGAAATTCGTTGGGAAAATCCTCAGAAAAAAGACAAACGTGTAGTGATTGTTAACTTTAAGATAATTGAAGGAGAACAATACTTCTATAACGGGTATTCCACAAGTCATGATATGACAATTGCTCCCAATGGAATGCCCCAATTTTTAAACAAAGAGAATAATCCGATTGGAACTCCAAAAGAAGAATGGGCTCCAGTATACCCTGTGAAGTATTTAGAAGACCAATTTGAATTTGCGCCAGCTGATGTGGGTGAAGTTTTTGATGAAACAAAGTTCCAAAAAGATAGGGCTTCCATTAATGAAGCCTATTCGGCTAAAGGGTATTTATTTGCGCAGGTAATACCTCGGAGAAAGGTAATTGAGTTAAGCGATGGGTCTTTGTCAAGATATGAAAACTGTGATAAACGTGGAAGTTCAGATGCAGCACTTGATTGTAATGAGGAATACAGTCGCCTAAATGTAGCGAAATTAAGAAAAATCTATGAAGATGAGCCAAAGTTACGAGGCAAAAAGTTCATCCATGTCGACTTTACGATTCGTGAAAACAACTTAGCTTTCATTGAAAACATCATTATCAAAGGAAATAAAAAAACACAGGATCGCGTGGTTCGCAGAGAACTTCTTTTTAAACCTGGTGACCTTTTTAACTCCACCCTTGTCAATCGTTCCAGAGAACGTATCTTTAACTTAGGTTATTTTAAAGAAGTTAACTTTAACATGAGACCGGGTTCCGATGAAACTAAAATGAACCTCATTATTGAACTTGTGGAACAACCCACAGGAACAGTTTCAATGGGAGGAGGATACGGAACGATTACTGGATTCTCTATCTTTACTCAATTAGGTGAAAATAACTTAAATGGTTCAGGACAACAAATCACTGGTCGGGTAGAGTTTGGTCCAATTCGACGTTATTTGCAAATATCTTGGACGGAACCTTGGTTTATGGACAAACCTTGGTCGCTGACTCTTTCTGCTTTTTATTCATCTAGAACTTTATATGTGGGAGCGACTTCCATTACAGAAAACAACAACCAAGGGATTAAAGAAGTTGCTTCCTATGAACGTTCTGGTGTGGGAGTGAGTGCGGGACTTGGGCATAGGTTTCTCATTAACTGGACTCACTTCCATCGTTATTCCCCGTCTTTTTTTGCATCAACTAGGCCAACCTCACTTGTATCGGATCAAGTTTTAGCAGAAGTGGATCGTGGTTGGCAATTTCGATCTCAGTTAACCAACGGTATTGCCTATGATAGTCGCGATAACGTTTTTAACTCCACACAAGGTTTTAACTTAATTTTTTCCGTGGATAATGTTGGTCAATTCCTCGGGGGAGAAAGTCATTTCGATCAGTTCAGTCCAATTTTAGAATATTATCATACTTGGTTTGATTATACTTTTTTTGGCCTCATTCGCAAAAATGCACTTAGGCGATGGCGGGTGGTCCAACAATTTAGAACCTCTTCTGTGTTTACATTTGAAAGAACTCCAAAGTATAAAAATCAAGATAAAGAACGGATCCCATATATACAGGTCCAAGACCGATTGTTTCTTGGAGGGTATGAATCACTTCGTGGTTGGTTTTTTGATGATAAATATTATCCTGATGAATGGAAGGATGGTGCTTCCAGTCGGGTTTTATTTACTTCTGAAATGCGATTCCCGATCGAACCTTCGTTACTTTGGTTTGTTGTTTTCTTTGATGCTGGTGCAATGTATGAACAAATTAATCGTGCTGTGGGAGAAAGAAAAGAGTTCTTCAAAAACTATGATTCATTAGTTCAGGCACAACGCTCAAAAGAACCTGTTGAAACGTACCTGTATGAAAATTATAATTCCTATGGACAAAAACTTCCGGACTCACCTCTTGTTGTCAACGATCCTGGTAATTTGGTTCTTTCTAGTAAAAACCTTTCCATGTCAAACTTCCGATTTTCATGGGGATTCGGATTAAGGATTCAAATTCCTGTATTGCCACTTCGTTTGTATTTTGCGCAAAGAATTCGTTATACTGGTGTGGAAGATAGGCCGTTTGGTCTATATCCGGACAATAATAGTTTTCAGTTCGTTTTTGGTATTGGAGATATGCGATTCTAA
- a CDS encoding MotA/TolQ/ExbB proton channel family protein: MFFPFAKSDSIISSVPPQTIPILIIFVSIVGFTIIVERLVYYWRLKAIPQDHFRRVRELAREQKWDEAKDVLGQDVQSPAAVLLRMAFDLKRRGVQFWEEDIRQEGFRQIYLMERYLTGLGTIATIAPLLGVLGTVIGIVRSFAEGAGTQGAEVGISEALITTAMGLGIAIPAYIFYNLFSRMKEERITEMENVTDLVLPHLNKR, encoded by the coding sequence ATGTTTTTTCCTTTCGCTAAATCAGATTCAATCATTTCCTCGGTTCCACCACAGACCATACCCATTTTAATCATCTTCGTTTCTATTGTCGGTTTCACCATCATCGTGGAACGACTTGTTTACTATTGGAGATTAAAAGCGATCCCACAAGACCATTTCCGACGTGTTAGGGAATTGGCTCGTGAACAAAAATGGGACGAAGCAAAGGATGTTTTGGGCCAAGATGTTCAATCACCGGCTGCAGTTCTCTTGCGTATGGCATTTGATCTTAAACGTCGAGGGGTTCAGTTCTGGGAAGAAGACATTCGCCAAGAAGGTTTCAGACAAATTTATTTGATGGAACGTTATTTAACTGGTCTTGGAACCATTGCCACCATTGCACCATTACTCGGAGTTCTTGGAACGGTCATTGGAATTGTTCGGTCCTTTGCCGAAGGAGCTGGAACCCAAGGTGCAGAAGTTGGTATTTCTGAAGCTTTGATTACGACGGCGATGGGACTTGGAATTGCGATTCCTGCTTACATTTTTTATAATCTTTTCTCTCGAATGAAAGAGGAAAGAATCACAGAAATGGAAAACGTAACAGATTTGGTGTTACCTCACCTAAACAAACGATAA
- a CDS encoding ATP-dependent helicase has protein sequence MELVGLNSEQKKAVETVDGPLLILAGAGSGKTRVITYRIANLILNHKVYPNQILAVTFTNKAAEEMRSRCRSLLPEGNAEPFVRTFHSLCLYLLRREGKVLGLGNNFTVYDSDMQESLIKEILKSKDMDTKEFRPSSLANIFSSAKDSFMTAEEYAKKKADDSYTKTIASVFLEYEKRKNLRNALDFGDLILKTVILFRDFPVILEKYQRLWKYIMVDEYQDTNKIQYHLVQSLSSFHKNLCVVGDDDQSIYSWRGADISNILNFKKDYPEAVVVKLEENYRSTKTIIETAAALISNNKQRTNKTLRTENPSGDKIKLTSYQNEIEEAEGIVQKIQANARRGQKYSNFAVFYRTNSQSRYFEEALRKKAIPYKIFGGFRFFDRKEVKDLIAYLSVVVNPVDSTSLLRIINSPPRGIGDTTVNRLLSYSVSEGLSLFECLGKPVPEIKKGTSQKLSSLYRMFDSAMEDLGKKTPSEIAYDVLEHSGYREFLENEGTEDSFSRLSNLNEFVNALKEFEENNPEATLEEYLGNISLITSEENTKDLPDYVILMTVHNAKGLEFQHVFMAGMEEGTFPHFLSIDSADGLEEERRLAYVAITRARKNLEISFSRFTRKFGEVEARLPSQFLEELPNQFIEGEFTENRFGVRRPEFSPKAERFQKSEEKFETVLAKSGDGDFQVGTKVRHKVYGEGRILTISGSGDNRKVEVRFGSHLDKKFLLAYTPLEIIS, from the coding sequence GTGGAGTTAGTTGGGCTTAATTCCGAACAGAAAAAAGCTGTTGAAACAGTTGATGGACCTCTCCTGATTCTTGCGGGTGCAGGTTCAGGTAAAACCAGGGTAATTACTTACCGAATAGCCAACCTCATTCTCAATCATAAGGTTTATCCGAATCAAATTCTTGCCGTTACTTTTACAAATAAGGCTGCTGAGGAAATGCGCAGTCGTTGCCGAAGTTTATTACCTGAAGGGAATGCAGAACCATTCGTTCGTACCTTCCATTCTCTTTGTTTGTATTTGCTACGTCGGGAAGGAAAAGTTTTGGGACTTGGGAACAATTTTACTGTTTATGACAGTGATATGCAAGAGTCTCTCATTAAAGAAATCTTAAAGTCAAAAGATATGGACACTAAGGAGTTTCGTCCTTCTAGTCTTGCTAATATTTTTTCATCGGCAAAAGATTCTTTTATGACAGCAGAAGAGTATGCCAAAAAAAAAGCAGATGATTCTTATACTAAAACAATTGCCTCTGTCTTTTTAGAATATGAAAAAAGAAAAAATTTACGGAATGCTTTGGATTTTGGTGATTTGATCTTAAAAACAGTCATTTTATTTCGTGATTTCCCCGTTATTTTGGAAAAATACCAAAGGTTATGGAAATACATCATGGTTGATGAATACCAAGATACCAATAAAATTCAGTATCATTTGGTACAGTCTCTTTCCTCTTTTCACAAAAACCTCTGTGTAGTAGGCGATGATGACCAATCAATCTATTCTTGGCGTGGTGCAGATATTTCGAATATTCTAAATTTCAAGAAGGATTACCCGGAAGCAGTTGTTGTTAAATTAGAAGAAAACTATCGTTCTACAAAAACGATTATTGAAACGGCTGCAGCTTTAATTTCTAATAATAAACAAAGAACAAATAAAACGTTAAGAACGGAAAATCCCTCAGGAGATAAAATCAAACTTACTTCCTACCAGAACGAGATTGAAGAAGCAGAAGGGATCGTACAAAAAATTCAGGCAAATGCTAGACGGGGACAAAAATATTCGAACTTTGCAGTGTTTTATCGAACCAATTCGCAATCTCGTTATTTTGAAGAAGCATTGAGAAAAAAAGCAATCCCATATAAAATTTTTGGTGGGTTTCGTTTTTTTGACAGAAAAGAAGTAAAGGATTTGATCGCATATCTTTCTGTAGTTGTAAATCCAGTAGATTCCACCTCCCTTCTTCGAATCATCAACTCGCCACCGCGCGGTATCGGTGATACAACAGTGAATCGTTTATTATCCTATTCCGTGAGTGAAGGTCTTTCTTTATTTGAGTGTTTGGGGAAACCTGTACCTGAAATCAAAAAAGGAACTTCGCAAAAGTTATCTTCCTTATATAGGATGTTTGATTCTGCGATGGAAGATTTAGGGAAAAAAACTCCTTCTGAAATTGCTTATGATGTTTTAGAACATTCAGGTTATCGTGAGTTTTTAGAAAATGAAGGTACTGAAGATTCCTTTTCTAGGTTATCAAATTTAAACGAATTTGTGAATGCATTGAAGGAATTTGAAGAAAATAATCCTGAAGCAACACTTGAAGAATATCTTGGAAATATATCTCTCATAACCAGTGAAGAGAACACAAAAGATTTGCCTGACTATGTCATCTTAATGACTGTTCATAATGCAAAAGGTCTGGAATTTCAACATGTATTTATGGCAGGGATGGAAGAGGGAACTTTTCCACATTTTCTATCCATTGACTCAGCAGATGGTTTGGAGGAAGAAAGAAGACTTGCTTATGTAGCAATTACTCGGGCACGTAAAAATTTAGAAATTAGTTTTTCTCGGTTCACTCGAAAGTTTGGTGAAGTAGAAGCACGATTGCCTTCTCAATTTTTGGAAGAACTACCAAACCAATTCATTGAGGGAGAATTCACTGAAAATCGTTTCGGTGTCAGGAGACCAGAGTTTTCACCCAAAGCCGAAAGATTTCAGAAGTCAGAAGAGAAATTTGAAACTGTACTAGCAAAGTCTGGCGATGGTGATTTTCAGGTTGGAACCAAAGTGCGGCATAAAGTTTATGGAGAAGGTCGTATTTTAACCATCTCGGGGTCGGGGGACAATCGAAAAGTAGAAGTTCGATTTGGATCTCATTTGGATAAAAAATTCTTATTGGCATACACACCATTAGAGATAATTTCATGA
- a CDS encoding cyclic nucleotide-binding and patatin-like phospholipase domain-containing protein translates to MKDLEGKIHLVSSLPLFRGLSRKEKVWVAESVHIVEAEREETLFTAGDSDRSLFLILSGGIKLFLPKKGEVKREEEVQYLKKGEYFGIQSLLTGEKHSHTAVTVSESRFLVLSQSGFQKLIQKIPYLSITFSKMLTKSLRSELLGGREFFRNSVVCLVHSDPIAKDRIAKELVQTIEKESGKKSVILHFQQNGQAENLYVKSYKFKDSDSIKETLGKHYASHSFIFLEVFPETDEELKRLLIDEADHIENFVSLEKKINLCDSITKESKENEILYHETNIKDILDHGKWEIFIRRKARELSGVEMGVALGGGAALGLAQVGIMKVLEEEGIIPDMIAGTSIGAIIGAFFASGLGYKGILPLLGEIDSIFKMFKLVDLSFPGQGLLHGKHVRSLLEKYLGDLYFEDLPIKLRLISCDISTRQEIVLSEGKVLDAVMSSISIPGVFVPQPQENGKTYVDGGIVNPLPVSALTHEGVGKIIAINSMPSSKDEMKTNKLLNLNVLDIIVNSLYSLQYRIGKYSAQEADVYLNPILPNSNWFEFWRSAEFIQLGETVAKSSLDEIKQLFSEKN, encoded by the coding sequence ATGAAAGATTTAGAAGGAAAAATTCACCTAGTTTCTAGCCTTCCCTTGTTCCGAGGCCTTTCACGAAAAGAAAAGGTTTGGGTGGCAGAATCCGTTCATATTGTCGAAGCAGAAAGAGAAGAAACACTATTTACGGCGGGTGACTCGGACCGAAGTTTATTTTTGATTCTTTCTGGTGGGATCAAACTTTTCCTCCCCAAAAAAGGGGAAGTGAAAAGAGAGGAGGAGGTTCAATACCTCAAAAAAGGAGAGTATTTTGGAATCCAATCCTTACTAACAGGAGAAAAACACAGCCATACAGCCGTTACCGTTAGTGAATCAAGATTTCTTGTTCTATCCCAATCAGGTTTCCAAAAGTTAATCCAAAAAATCCCTTATCTTTCTATTACGTTTTCAAAAATGTTAACAAAATCGTTGCGAAGTGAACTTCTCGGAGGACGAGAATTCTTTCGTAACTCAGTGGTTTGCCTTGTTCATTCGGATCCAATTGCTAAAGATCGAATAGCGAAGGAACTTGTGCAAACCATTGAAAAAGAATCTGGAAAAAAATCGGTTATCCTGCATTTCCAACAAAATGGCCAAGCGGAGAACCTTTATGTGAAATCATATAAATTTAAAGATTCAGATTCAATCAAAGAGACACTTGGAAAACATTATGCGAGTCATTCCTTTATTTTTTTAGAAGTTTTTCCGGAAACAGATGAAGAGCTAAAACGTCTGTTAATTGATGAAGCCGACCATATTGAAAACTTTGTATCTTTAGAAAAAAAAATAAATCTCTGCGATTCAATAACGAAAGAGTCGAAAGAAAACGAAATCCTTTATCACGAAACAAATATCAAAGATATTTTAGACCACGGGAAATGGGAAATTTTTATTCGAAGAAAAGCCAGAGAACTTTCTGGCGTAGAAATGGGTGTGGCCCTTGGCGGAGGTGCTGCCTTGGGTCTTGCGCAGGTTGGGATCATGAAAGTGTTGGAGGAGGAAGGAATCATTCCGGACATGATAGCAGGAACCAGTATCGGTGCTATCATTGGTGCTTTCTTCGCCAGCGGTCTTGGTTACAAAGGAATCTTACCGCTGCTTGGTGAGATTGATAGTATTTTTAAAATGTTCAAATTGGTAGATTTGTCTTTTCCTGGACAAGGCCTTCTTCATGGAAAACATGTCCGTTCCCTTCTTGAAAAGTATTTGGGAGATCTTTATTTTGAAGATTTACCGATCAAACTCAGGCTCATCAGTTGCGATATTTCGACAAGACAAGAAATTGTTCTTTCTGAAGGTAAGGTTTTGGATGCAGTGATGTCGAGTATTTCGATCCCTGGCGTATTTGTACCCCAACCCCAGGAAAATGGAAAAACGTATGTGGATGGAGGGATCGTCAATCCACTTCCCGTTTCTGCCTTAACCCATGAAGGTGTGGGGAAGATCATCGCTATCAATTCAATGCCTAGTTCGAAAGATGAAATGAAAACAAACAAACTTTTGAATTTGAATGTATTGGATATCATTGTGAATAGTTTGTATTCTTTGCAATACCGTATTGGAAAGTATAGTGCTCAGGAAGCTGATGTGTATCTAAATCCAATCTTACCAAACTCCAATTGGTTTGAATTCTGGCGGAGTGCGGAGTTCATCCAACTAGGGGAAACCGTGGCAAAAAGTTCCCTAGATGAAATCAAACAGTTGTTTAGCGAAAAAAACTAA
- a CDS encoding ExbD/TolR family protein, whose amino-acid sequence MKFRKTQKSFNNIELAPLIDVISFIVIYFLMNATLEKNTALKVELPRSSSVAKEKQKDELVITVDKQGKIYLDQNSEPVPLEGLTEKINGFLGPEKERDPKKNKVIIRGDGGASYQVVVKVIDAVNAAGVSRFNLAMVKGTSK is encoded by the coding sequence ATGAAATTTCGCAAAACGCAAAAATCATTTAATAACATCGAACTTGCACCGCTTATCGATGTTATTTCCTTTATAGTGATTTACTTTTTGATGAATGCAACTTTAGAAAAAAACACTGCATTGAAAGTAGAATTACCTCGTTCATCCAGTGTGGCTAAAGAAAAACAAAAAGATGAACTTGTCATCACTGTAGACAAACAAGGGAAAATTTATTTGGATCAAAATTCGGAACCAGTTCCACTTGAGGGACTAACTGAAAAAATCAATGGTTTCCTAGGTCCTGAAAAGGAAAGAGACCCTAAAAAAAATAAAGTCATTATTCGTGGAGATGGTGGTGCGTCTTACCAGGTTGTGGTTAAGGTAATCGATGCAGTGAATGCTGCGGGTGTTAGTCGCTTTAATCTTGCTATGGTAAAAGGCACATCTAAGTGA